In Lolium perenne isolate Kyuss_39 chromosome 5, Kyuss_2.0, whole genome shotgun sequence, the sequence AGTTAAGAGATCCCGAAGATGAGGCGGTGGCTGGAGGCCCATGGCAGAAGCACGCTCCCAGCGCTGAAGCCGGTTAACACCAATGCACGGTCCGAACTTCATGTCCAGGTCAAACTGCCGCAGCTGCTCCTCTTGCTCACTGAAGTCATCTGCGGCAGCAACATCATTACATCAAGAATTACGGTCAAAACAGCAAATTCTTAAACAGCAGACTTTCAACTGTAAGCATAACGATCTATCCAGAAACAAGTACCTTTCAGATCCAAGGATCCGTGAGAAATTAGTGCTGGCATCTGAGCAGGGTTTGAGGCCCCAACAGAAGCCCCTGTTTTCTTCTTAGAGGATGATGAAGTTTTGGCCACACCTCCTTTCTTCTTCTGCCGGTAGAAATCTTTCACGCCAGTAGAAGCCATTGTTCTTTACTACTATTCGGTTCAGCTTATGTTGCCTGTCAAAGTCTCCCAACATAAATTTAAATAAATTAACTTCCACCGCAGGTTTCATTTCATAATTTATTGACTCACTAGCACCGGAAAGAACGCTACGAACTATAGACCTATAGTAAGTAGAATGCAGACATGGGAATATCTGAAACATTGGCCAAGTCTTGCTTCCCGAACACTAATCCATTTTAATGAAAGGAATCTGCAGCTGCTCAAGAATCAATCTATACAATCCCAGGACTCATGTGACCAAAACATGGACCACAAAAGGACACAGGCAAGAATCTTGATTCTTGCGGCAAAAATGCGTTCTCGTTCTGCTCAGGCTCAGCCACTGATCCTGACACTCGGGAACCAGAACCAGTGCGCTAGAAGAGATGTTCTTTGTACGTTCCTGTACTCTACTGACTAGTCCCATCCGTGGGCTTAAAATCCCAAACATCCGACATCAAAATCTACGAGCACACAGAGGCGCAGAGCTCAAATCCGAGCATACTCCTTATTTAAGAAACAATAGGCTAGTGACTAGCGTTATTCTAAAACTGACGCCCTAAATCCAACTCCAGGCGCTCGCAAATCGGCCTACGAATCACCCAATCCCAATCTCCGCAGAGACCTAGAATCTCCCTCCCCGAGTCTGGACCAAATCAGGCGGAGGTTGGGCGTGCGCTACGAGCGCAGGAGAGCTTGAGGAAGAAATCGAGATTAAGCGGAGGGCGTACCACAAgagtcgtcggcggcggcggagaagcGAGCGGGGAATCGTTGAACGGCGGCGAGGTCGGTAGCGAAAATGTTCTTCCCTTCTCCACGTTTTGACATTTTTCGCATTGTGATATGGAAACTGTAACGGAGGCCTTCTTAGCCCAGTTAAAGCCCATCAAATGGGTCTAGTGTATCTCGTCGCTCTATTGGGTTTGGGCCGTAGTGGCATTTACAGTATATCCCTTGGCATAGTCAGTTGCTGAAGCCTATCGTTTTCCGGGCCAGATCTAAAAAACAAATCCCTACACTTCCCACAAGAAAAATCACTCTACACAATAACGATTTACAGAAAATCGACCAATTTAGTAAATTTTGGATGTGCCTAAACTGGCTATCAGGTTTAGGTCAAGTTTGGTGGAAAATATAATTTTTCACCAAAGTTTGAATATCTGACTTGATATCTCAGCTACGTTTATCTCGTAAAGTCGATTAAGCAGCATTCACACTATGACAAACAAACTTCTGAACCAGCACAACGTAAAGAAATATGACGCTTTGAGACCAACTTGGTCACAATTCCTTGTTGTAGCAGGTGTTTGTTTGCGCTCTTGTGAATTGCCTGCTAGGGCATTTCAAAATTATGAAGGAAAACTCCATTCGTATAGGTGTAAGGAAAAAGACTTTGAAATGTCTGCGCGGTCATATCAGGTCAGCGTTCGCCGGTACGGCTCCTCCAACCATGTGCCTTGCGCTCCAATCCATAAACCTGGACGGCGAATGCATAGCACTGCATCACCAGGATAAGCACCCACAACATGGGATCTAAATTGCAATCATGTATTTATGGGATCGTTGAGAGTAAGACTCTGGCGTTGCTCGTTTATGTTTTGTGGTTTATCTCTTactggttcagttgtttactatCTTTATTGTCTTAAGCATCCCTTGGGATCCTAGTATTTTATATACAAGTTTAGCTACCGTTTTCAATCAAATAAATGTTGGGTTTTCAAATAAAATTGAAGTTTTGCAAAGTAAATAGTTAAGATGAGTATTGGAGAATTAGGGGTCCACTTTGAACTTTTTCAGCATGCCTAAACCTATGCAAATCTTTCATCATTAGAACTTTTACCCAAATAAAAAGATGTTTCTTGCTAGAATATAGGAAAGTTCTGGAACTCTTACACAACGTGGAAGAATATCCATGCTCGGTAGAAGCTTTGATTCCTACATCTAGTCATGCATGACACCGCATGGAGGAAAAGAAACAATGATGTTATTGGCACAACTTCGTGCACGTTAGGGAGCGAGGAAAGGGGATTGAATTGCTTGTGTGTTTGAGAAAATAGAGATCGTGGCATGTAAGAGGTGTGAAAGGAGAAGAGCAAGACCAATGTGGATGGCAGCGGGCAGCGACAATTGAATTGTCACACGGAGATGTTATGCATGGGGAATAAGGGGGTACACAGGGCAACTCAAAGCAGATGAGTGGGAGATAGATGGTTGTATCATATTTCGATAACACCGAATATCTAAGGGAATTATATTGTGCATAGGTCGAGATACGGTGTTACTTGATTACACACAGAGGACAATTAAAGACACGATTTAAGAGTACCACTTAGCACTAATATTAAATAATGTTGCAAAGCCACGAACCAAACACCTTCTAAGCTGAGCCACCCACTTTTTTGCTCCATGAATCCCTCATAGATCATAACATCGGTGGTAGTTTCATCGTTGACAATAAATGTGCATACTTCATTTATGCCTTTTCTTTCTTCTAGCGATAGGACACGTAAGTATGCATGTGGATATGACTCCCCTCTCGTCGACCCCAATCTCAGTTCCCACGTGTCAGATTGCTAATGCAAGAAAAAAAACTCAATGTCTTTCTACATATCATATTTTTTGTGAATCTGTATATCAAATAAAGTGAATCTCCAATAACATGTGCTCCATTTGTCCATGTCATCTACCCACATCACCTATCATTTGAGTAATCCATTTGTCCATGTCATCAATCCACATCATCAATTTTTCATGATCAACTTTTTGCCATAAACATCACACCGGTTAAATTTAGCCCTAACTGTTGTGACTAACCAAATCTTGCATATTTCCGTAGACAACTTTCTATTCCGTGCCTTTTATTAGGACGCGGCGTTGTGGCTcccaggagcatatgctcctgattTTTTAGAAGAGTGTTATGCACAtcttaaaatgtcaaaaaaatctgACAGAAAATGCCCCGCACACAACTCGATGTTCTATATGCTCGCAAAGTTGTTTCACGAAAAATCGATATTTTTTGTGTCGGGTGTAAAAAGGATAAAATTCAATGCTCAAAATAAGCTTTTCAAAAGACATTTCCTTATCTCTTTTACAGAGGACACAAAAAAATGGCAGCTTTTTTTTCCACGAAACTTGAGGTTCGCATATAGAATGATGATATGTACAGGATTttatttgacattttaaaatgttaTTTCAGATACTAGGACCATATACACCCCAGATCAAAAGTGGATTTCCGCTTTTACTATTAATtcatccgattcatattaattaatGCTAATGTAaatgtatctagatatattttaattttagatacatctattttagcatcaagtaatatgtaTCGGAGGGATACTCTATATTTAGACAGCATAGCTTGAGATCCCGCTACAATCATATTATGCGGTACATTTTCCGTGGGAAAATTTCAAACCTAAATCAAATGGATAGTCCAGAAGAGGCGACCAGAACAATGAAGGCAGgagacataaacaacacatgattacAGTAGATGCACGTGTATTTCTCGAGTAAACCAGACTGAAATGTCTTCAGGTCCATGTTCGCGGCGGCTTGCGCTCCAGTCCTTCTAGAAACACACGACTCTTCCCACCGTATAAAAACGGAGCCAGCTCCAGCCCCGTCGAGACAGAGTCAGTCAGAACTCAGAACTCACAACAGAGCTCGCCATTCTGCCACCGCCCACCGGACGGGAAGCCACAGCCAGCCAGCGGAACACAGGTCGCGTATGCGCCGGGCTGCCGCCGTTACCAGGAGGATGGCATCGGCCGTCGGGATGAGGGAGgcatccaccgccaccgccgaggcggcggcggcgtcgtcgtcgGCCCCGCGgtcgagctggcggcgcgcgctgcgCTGGATGCCCACCTCTACCGACCACGTCGTCGCCTCCGAGAAGCGCCTCCTCTCCACGCTCAAGTAACCTCCTCGCCCTGCGCCTCTCTAGTATTGCTCGTCGCGATTCGTCAAAATGCGTGGGGCGTATTTTGACTGCCCTGTTTTGAACTTTGACTGAATATTTTTCTCGcgcttttatttatttattatatcAAATACTAGTACCTGTTATTACCAAACCGCTAGCACAACGAGGTTCTTCTAACGGGAATCCAGTGGCATCCCAGATATCTTCGGATTTCGGCAACCTAGACCAGAATCCGCCGGCCGGGGAATTTCTACTGCTCTGACTTCTCACGCGCAATGTACATTTCTCTGTTTTCTGTCACAGAACTGGATATGTCCAGGAACAGATCAACATCGGCCCGGCTCCACCTACGCCTGCGCTAAAAGCAAGATCGTCAAGAGATGAGCCAAGGTTCATCAACACGGTGACGTTCGACAGCAAGGAGGATGCGCCCACCCTCGTCCTGGTCCATGGCTTTGGTGCTTCGCAGGGGCTCTTCTTTCGCAACTTTGATGCCCTCGCAAAACGTTTCCGGGTGATTGCCATCGATCAGCTTGGGTAAGTTATGAGGAAACCAGAATTGCGATTTTTATATCCCTCAATGTGGTGATTCTAGTACATATCATTTTTCTTACAACTGTCCATGACACTCCTACAAAAGGAACATTGAGCTCAGCAAGTTTCTGCATTATGATACTTGTGCATTGTACCTACCAATACTGGCATATAGTTATTGCATTTGTTGCCATGTTGCCTATCTAATTTTGATTATTGACCACTATCAGTGTCTGTGTCCCTCTCTTCCAGTAGTTTATGACATGGAACATAAATGTAAATTGCCTATTCACTGACCTCAAACTTCAATATTTATTTTAGCGTTTAATGCTATCATACGTAGAATGTGGCTTACGAAGAGGAGTCCAGAGTACTCGGGAGGAGTTAGTTACCTCCTTTAATATTTTTCCATATTACTCTTTCCTATATGATATTAGTAGGAAAAATGCCACCCGCATCCAGAAATAATGAAAATTAGCTTGACGAGTGTTCTGCCTTTGCTACAGAGTTGTGCCATGCATTCCAAACAATGATTTATGTTGTTCCCTTACTTATCCGCGTTCTTTTGCTGTTGCATAGTATTTACTTTTGTCTTCTGTTTCGCAGTTGGGGTGGATCAAGTAGACCTAAATTCACCTGTAAAAATACCGAAGGTTAGAAACGATAGTTTATTTGTTGTACAAATTTCTATGATGGCGTTTGATATTTCATTATGCTATTGGTGATCCTTAGTTGCTGATATTATTCATATTGTTGAGCATGCCATAGAATCTAATTTTAATCTGGAACATCTGTAATCCTCCCTTTTCTTCTGATTTTTTTGTTACTCTGTTAACAAAATTTACCAAGAAAAACCCACCTAGATTTGTTCCATTGTATTTGCTTTTGCGATTTAGTTCCTGCCACATAATTTAGTGAGATCACGTAGTGACATGCTTccatttttctttcttttggttAACTAAACCAGAAACTGAGGCCTGGTTCGTAGATTCTTTTGAGGAATGGCGCAAAGCAAAGAACCTCAGTAATTTTATATTGCTTGGTCATTCTTTCGGAGGATATGTGGTTGCACGGTATGCCTTGAAGGTATATTTGTAGTAAATTTAGCGAGTGAAGCTACTCCAGCGGTTCCTATAATAATTGTACTAAATTCTATGTTTAATTCCAGCATCCCGAACATGTGCAACACTTGATTTTGGTCGGTCCTGTTGGCTTTTCACCAGAAGCAGATCCTACCGCCGAGAGTTTAACCAAGTTTCGAGCCAAGCTAGCACACCATCTTTGGGAGTACAATTTTACAGCTCAAAAAATTGTGAGGTAAATCTAGGGCCTCTCTAATTGTATTTTCATGTCACCTAACATATATAGAAATACGGAAATTATAATGGGCTGAGGTTCGTGCAGTTGCTCCCCTCTATGACATCCTCTCACCCATTGATTTCTCCTAACTGACTGCATGCAATCTAATTTTTATTTGCATGCAAATCTTGTATGGAAACTGGGACCGCCAGCATGGTTCTGTTAGGGAAACAATAAAACAAAAGTCGTGAATGCAAGTTCCAAAAATAAGGTGCACCAGTTTTTGCTTTAGAATTGAAAACTACCAAATTCTACTAAAAAGTAACCAAAGTTAATAAGAGTAAAACACAACCAAGAGATCCGTGGAGGCATCATATATGCTCTGAAATGGCAGTCACAACTGGGCTTAGTAATAGCATCACCATGTTTCAGTCAATTAAACGGAATGGAAGGGTTCATTTCTCCTTTCAGCAAAGTAGAAGGATAGAATGTTCAAATTTAAGTAGATATTTCTTCTCCAATTCAGATGCAATAAAATGGGATTTTTGCTGTGATTTTTTTTCAAAACAAATAATGTTTTCTTCTCTAAGCTACACATTAGTATGTTTTGTCCTGACGTTCATTTATTTTTCTTAAACAGAGGATTGGGCCCTTGTGGTCCTGCTTTAGTTCGGTCATATACCACTGCTAGGTTTGGCTCATTCCCAACAGGTGAATCACTAACAAAACAAGAGTCCTCCTATCTGACTGGTAAGCGTTTGAAGTTAAATTTAACCAGTAAGTGCATTGTCTGAAACCTGTAGTCGAAACTTATTGTTGCTTTCTGCTATATGAAGACTACATTTACCATACTATAGTTGCCAAAGCTAGTGGAGAGCTGTGCCAAAAATATCTTTTTTACATGGGACCATTTACAAGGAAATCTCTTCTGCAGAGGTCAGCTCCTCTTCCTCTGAGCTTAATTTTTCCGAGTTTTCCTTGTGATATTTATGGCATGTACATAATGCTTGTTGTCAATCATTAAGAGAGAATCTACTTTTATTCATTTAGATCTCTTCATCATTTTAGTTCCCTCTGCAGTCTGCGCCCCATTGCAAAACTTTGTACGTTTAAAAAAAATAGTGAAAGATGTGCGTGCG encodes:
- the LOC127302456 gene encoding uncharacterized protein; this translates as MASTGVKDFYRQKKKGGVAKTSSSSKKKTGASVGASNPAQMPALISHGSLDLKDDFSEQEEQLRQFDLDMKFGPCIGVNRLQRWERASAMGLQPPPHLRDLLTQASSVKNRNTECLWEGKI
- the LOC127302459 gene encoding probable 1-acylglycerol-3-phosphate O-acyltransferase isoform X2: MRRAAAVTRRMASAVGMREASTATAEAAAASSSAPRSSWRRALRWMPTSTDHVVASEKRLLSTLKTGYVQEQINIGPAPPTPALKARSSRDEPRFINTVTFDSKEDAPTLVLVHGFGASQGLFFRNFDALAKRFRVIAIDQLGWGGSSRPKFTCKNTEETEAWFVDSFEEWRKAKNLSNFILLGHSFGGYVVARYALKHPEHVQHLILVGPVGFSPEADPTAESLTKFRAKLAHHLWEYNFTAQKIVRGLGPCGPALVRSYTTARFGSFPTGESLTKQESSYLTDYIYHTIVAKASGELCQKYLFYMGPFTRKSLLQRCRVMHCPYIYAV
- the LOC127302459 gene encoding probable 1-acylglycerol-3-phosphate O-acyltransferase isoform X1 codes for the protein MRRAAAVTRRMASAVGMREASTATAEAAAASSSAPRSSWRRALRWMPTSTDHVVASEKRLLSTLKTGYVQEQINIGPAPPTPALKARSSRDEPRFINTVTFDSKEDAPTLVLVHGFGASQGLFFRNFDALAKRFRVIAIDQLGWGGSSRPKFTCKNTEETEAWFVDSFEEWRKAKNLSNFILLGHSFGGYVVARYALKHPEHVQHLILVGPVGFSPEADPTAESLTKFRAKLAHHLWEYNFTAQKIVRGLGPCGPALVRSYTTARFGSFPTGESLTKQESSYLTDYIYHTIVAKASGELCQKYLFYMGPFTRKSLLQSAPDWKVPTTFIYGQDDWVDYQLAQQACKDMKIPYEIIRVPQAGHFAFMDNPSAFESAVFYASRDFLSRDSEEGLSLPDGLTFA